A genome region from Lutra lutra chromosome 11, mLutLut1.2, whole genome shotgun sequence includes the following:
- the TRIL gene encoding TLR4 interactor with leucine rich repeats: MEAARAVRFLLVVCGCLALPPRAQPVCPERCDCQHPQHLLCTNRGLRAVPKTSSLPSPQDVLTYSLGGNFITNITAFDFHRLGQLRRLDLQYNQIRSLHPKTFEKLSRLEELYLGNNLLQALVPGTLAPLRKLRILYANGNEIGRLSRGSFEGLESLVKLRLDGNALGALPDAVFAPLGNLLYLHLESNRIRFLGKNAFAQLGKLRFLNLSANELQPSLRHAATFAPLRSLSTLILSANSLQHLGPRVFQHLPRLGLLSLRGNQLTHLAPEAFWGLEALRELRLEGNRLSQLPVALLQPLHSLEALDLSGNALAALHPTIFGHLGRLRELSLRDNELSALSGDIFAASPALYRLDLDGNGWTCDCRLRGLKRWMGDWHSQGRLLTVFVQCRHPPALRGKYLDYLDDQQLQNGSCADLSPSDSPTAEGPRAPLPTATGEEVAPPAGSLSEELPPQPQSQPQPRGRFLPGVAWDGAARELLGNRSALKLSRRGPGLQQPDPSAAAAAGPAPHPLDLLQKPERGPLTPADAAHAKPTPTAAPASAPPPAGDPWQRAAKQRLAAQQQESTAQSDGGVGLPPLVSDPCDFNKFILCNLTVEAVGADSASVRWAVRQHRSPPLLGGARFRLLFDRFGQQPKFHRFVYLPERSDSATLRELRGDTPYLVCVEGVLGGRVCPVAPRDHCAGLVTLPEPGSRSSVDYQLLTLVLLAVNALLVLLALAAWASRWLRRKLRARRKGGAPVHVRHMYSTRRPLRSMGTGVSADFSGFQSHRPRTTVCALSEADLIEFPCDRFMDSGGGGTGGSLRREDHLLQRFAD, translated from the coding sequence ATGGAGGCTGCCCGCGCCGTGCGCTTCCTACTCGTGGTGTGCGGCTGCCTCGCGCTCCCGCCGCGGGCCCAGCCGGTGTGCCCGGAGCGCTGCGACTGCCAGCACCCCCAGCACCTCCTGTGCACCAATAGGGGGCTCCGCGCCGTGCCCAAGACCAGCTCGCTGCCGAGCCCCCAGGACGTGCTCACCTACAGCCTCGGCGGCAACTTCATAACCAACATCACGGCCTTCGACTTCCACCGTCTGGGCCAGCTCAGACGGCTGGACCTGCAGTACAACCAGATCCGCTCTCTGCACCCCAAGACCTTTGAGAAGCTCTCCCGGCTGGAGGAACTCTACCTGGGGAACAACCTCCTGCAGGCGCTTGTCCCGGGCACGCTGGCCCCGCTGCGCAAGCTGCGCATCCTCTATGCCAATGGAAACGAGATCGGGCGCCTGAGCCGCGGCTCCTTTGAGGGCCTGGAGAGTCTGGTCAAGCTGCGGCTGGACGGGAACGCCCTGGGGGCGCTGCCGGACGCGGTCTTCGCCCCCTTGGGCAACTTGCTCTACCTACATCTGGAGTCCAACCGGATCCGCTTTCTGGGCAAGAACGCGTTTGCCCAGTTGGGCAAACTGCGCTTCCTCAACCTCTCTGCCAACGAGCTGCAGCCCTCCCTGCGCCACGCAGCCACCTTCGCACCGCTGCGCTCCCTCTCCACGCTCATCCTCTCGGCCAACAGCCTCCAGCACCTCGGGCCGCGTGTCTTCCAGCACCTGCCGCGTCTCGGCCTACTCTCACTCAGGGGCAACCAACTCACACACCTCGCGCCGGAGGCCTTTTGGGGGTTGGAGGCCCTGCGCGAGCTGCGCCTGGAGGGGAATCGGCTGAGCCAACTGCCCGTAGCGCTGCTGCAGCCTCTGCACAGCCTGGAGGCGCTGGACCTTAGCGGGAACGCGCTGGCCGCTCTGCACCCCACTATCTTTGGCCACCTGGGCCGGCTGCGCGAGCTCAGCCTGCGCGACAACGAGCTCAGCGCCCTCTCCGGGGACATCTTCGCCGCCAGCCCGGCCCTCTACCGGCTGGATCTAGACGGCAATGGCTGGACCTGCGACTGCCGTCTGCGGGGCCTGAAGCGCTGGATGGGCGACTGGCATTCGCAAGGCCGTCTTCTCACCGTGTTCGTGCAGTGTCGCCACCCGCCGGCCTTGCGGGGCAAGTACCTGGATTACCTGGATGACCAGCAGCTGCAGAACGGATCTTGTGCAGATCTCTCGCCCTCAGATTCCCCGACCGCCGAAGGCCCGCGGGCGCCCTTACCCACCGCCACTGGGGAGGAGGTGGCGCCCCCTGCAGGTAGCCTCTCGGAGGAGCTGCCGCCGCAGCCGCAGTCGCAGCCACAGCCTCGCGGGCGATTTCTGCCTGGGGTGGCCTGGGATGGGGCCGCCAGAGAGCTCTTGGGCAACCGCAGCGCTCTGAAGCTGAGCCGACGGGGCCCTGGCCTCCAGCAGCCGGACCCCTCCGCTGCGGCTGCCGCGGGCCCTGCGCCACACCCCTTGGACCTGCTCCAGAAACCCGAGCGGGGACCTCTGACTCCGGCAGATGCGGCTCACGCGAAGCCCACCCCGACGGCCGCGCCCGCCTCTGCGCCACCGCCCGCGGGCGACCCCTGGCAGCGCGCGGCGAAGCAGCGCCTGGCCGCGCAGCAGCAGGAAAGTACCGCCCAATCCGACGGCGGAGTCGGCCTGCCGCCGCTGGTGTCCGACCCTTGCGACTTCAACAAGTTCATCCTGTGCAACCTGACCGTGGAGGCGGTGGGCGCCGACAGCGCCTCGGTGCGCTGGGCGGTGCGCCAGCACCGCAGCCCACCACTGCTGGGCGGCGCGCGCTTCCGCCTGCTCTTCGACCGCTTTGGCCAGCAGCCCAAGTTCCACCGCTTCGTCTACCTGCCAGAGCGCAGCGACTCGGCCACGCTGCGCGAGCTGCGCGGAGACACCCCCTACCTGGTGTGCGTGGAGGGCGTCCTCGGGGGCCGGGTCTGCCCGGTGGCCCCCCGTGACCACTGCGCCGGGCTGGTCACCCTCCCGGAGCCTGGGAGCCGGAGCAGTGTTGACTACCAGCTGCTGACCTTGGTCTTGCTGGCCGTCAACGCGCTGCTGGTGCTCCTGGCGCTGGCGGCCTGGGCGTCCCGCTGGCTGCGGAGGAAGCTGCGGGCTCGGCGGAAGGGTGGGGCCCCTGTGCACGTTCGACACATGTACTCCACCCGACGTCCCCTGCGCTCCATGGGCACCGGCGTGTCTGCGGACTTCTCTGGCTTCCAGTCGCACCGGCCGCGCACCACTGTGTGTGCTCTCAGCGAGGCGGACCTCATCGAGTTCCCCTGCGACCGCTTCATGGACAGCGGGGGCGGCGGCACAGGGGGTAGCTTGAGGCGGGAGGACCATCTTCTGCAGCGATTTGCTGACTAG